A genomic window from Sorex araneus isolate mSorAra2 chromosome 2, mSorAra2.pri, whole genome shotgun sequence includes:
- the MSC gene encoding musculin, with amino-acid sequence MSTGSVSDPDEMEPRGLSRGYPPPASQRPPPRGYASPSDNSSAEEEDPDGEDERRGALGAAAGPGRGGRKRARAAGGGGKKPLPARGTPAEGRQSQRNAANARERARMRVLSKAFSRLKTSLPWVPPDTKLSKLDTLRLASSYIAHLRQLLQEDRYENGYVHPVNLTWPFVVSGRPDSDSKDVSAANRLCGTTA; translated from the exons ATGTCCACAGGCTCGGTGAGCGACCCCGACGAGATGGAGCCGCGGGGACTGTCGCGGGGCtacccgccccccgcctcccagcGGCCGCCCCCGCGCGGCTACGCGTCGCCCAGCGACAACTCGTCGGCGGAGGAGGAGGACCCCGACGGCGAGGACGAGCGGCGGGGCGCGCTGGGCGCGGCCGCTGGCCCGGGCCGCGGCGGGAGGAAgcgggcgcgcgcggcggggggcggcggcaaGAAGCCCCTCCCGGCCCGGGGCACCCCCGCCGAGGGCCGGCAGTCGCAGCGCAACGCCGCCAACGCCCGCGAGCGCGCCCGCATGCGGGTGCTCAGCAAAGCCTTCTCCCGGCTCAAGACCAGCCTGCCCTGGGTGCCCCCGGACACCAAGCTCTCCAAGCTGGACACGCTGCGCCTGGCGTCCAGCTACATCGCGCACCTGCGCCAGCTGCTGCAGGAGGACCGCTACGAGAACGGCTACGTGCACCCGGTGAACCTG ACTTGGCCCTTCGTGGTCTCGGGGAGACCCGATTCTGACAGCAAAGATGTGTCGGCAGCCAATAGACTTTGTGGCACCACGGCATAG